From Nicotiana tabacum cultivar K326 chromosome 22, ASM71507v2, whole genome shotgun sequence, one genomic window encodes:
- the LOC142176075 gene encoding uncharacterized protein LOC142176075, which yields MHDFIMAEDSELWYVIYDGPFVTMKTIGEGTVTVPKTRKEYNDADRKAIENNFKAKKILYAKKIWKALQTAHEETTQVKQSNIDMLTTEYELFKMKEDESIRTCFTYIINELHSLGEVIPRNKLIRKILSVLPGF from the exons ATGCATGACTTCATCATGGCTGAGGACTCAGAGTTGTGGTATGTAATCTATGATGGACCTTTTGTTACCATGAAAACTATTGGTGAGGGAACAGTTACAGTcccaaaaacaagaaaagagtacAACGATGCTGATAGAAAGGCTATTGAGAATAATTTTAAGGCCAAAAAGATTCTT TATGCTAAGAAGATCTGGAAAGCTCTCCAAACTGCCCATGAGGAAACTACTCAGGTTAAGCAGTCAAATATTGATATGCTTACTACTGAGTATGAGCTTTTCAAGATGAAGGAGGATGAGTCTATCAGGACATGCTTTACCTATATTATTAATGAGCTTCACTCCCTTGGAGAAGTCATTCCAAGAAACAAGCTGATCCGTAAAATACTCAGTGTGTTACCAGGTTTCTAG